One uncultured Carboxylicivirga sp. genomic window, GATCTGTAAAAACATCAGGGTCGATTACCTGCCCATTATTAATTCCTTTTGGGTGTTTGCTGATAAATGGAGCACCTGAATCGACAAATGGACCGGTAGGATTATCGGCAACAGCCACACCTATTTTTTGTGCAGCAGTAAAATAGTAGAAATACCTGTATTCACCATTTATCTTCTTTTCAACAATACAAGGAGCCCATGCATTGCGATCAGCCCATGTTACATCTTTTTTGAGATCAATTATTACATTTTCTTCTTTCCAGTCGACCAGGTTATCTGATGAAAAAACCTTAAAAAAGTCGCCAGACCAACCCCAAAAACCATCACTGGTTGGATAGATGTAATATTTTCCTGTTTTTTCAGCATATAGAATTTCAGGATCTGCATAATAACCTGTCAATACAGGATTATGATCGGCATGGGCAGAAACAGTATATTGAGTTGAACCCTGATCGGAGATACTTAAGGTATAAGTAACAGCGCCATTTGAAAAATCTTGTGCACCTGACGGACTTATTGAGAATCCGGGGAAACACTTGAATTGAGGATCAAAATTGCTTAGGTCAACTCCATTTAATACTGGCAGATGGATGGATTTTTGATCACCCTGCACATAAACATTGTTTAGTTTTAATTGAGGTGATGTGGCTTCCAGGATAGGATCTGTAAGACTGCCCCATTTACTTATCAATCTTTCCATTTCAGATTTTGTAATGGAAATAACAGTACCATGACGAGGGTGAAAATTCATTGATATTTCATGATCAATTATTTCAAAATTGATCAGATCGCTTGTCTTAGCAAATTGATAGGTGCCTCGCATGTAAACATCATACATTAAAATCCACTCTTCGGTGTTATTTAATTTAAACACACATGAACCTTCTACATTATGTGTTTCTTTGTCCACTCGCTGACTACCTTGTTGTACATATCCTTCTGTCAGTTTATCAGAAATAGCAAGTTTGATTCCTGGTTTTCCGTCTTCTGATTTAAAGAAAAAATGAAACTTACCATCTTTTTCAACAATGTCGCCATCAATGCAGGCATTATTAGTAGGGCTGAAAAATAATTGTTTGGGAGCCGCCTCAAACCCGGTGAAATCACTGTTTGCATATGCATAATAAATGATGTCTGGATCACCGTTGGTTTTCATTGAAAAATACACCATATATTTTCCTTTTTTTTTGTCATATATGGTTTGTGGAGCCCAAACTCTGTTTACCTGTCCAAATTCTTCAGGATAAAGTTCGGGGATATTTAATACGGTTGATTCCCAGTTGATCAAATCAGTTGATTTCATAAGAATCATGGCTTTGTTGTTCCAGCCCATATCAGGAACATATAAATCGGTAATAACCATATAGAATGTATTACCGTCTTCTCCCCTCAGAATATGCGGATCTCGTACGCCACCTGATGAACTAATCTTTTTGGAGTCAATTACAGGGAGGTTGTTATTTAGTGCTCTGAAATTATAACCGTCCTCGCTAACTGCATAGTGTATTTGCTCTTGGCCGGGACCATTTCCAACAAAATAAGCAAATAAGTAACCCGAAAACTCTTCCTTTTTTCCACAGGAAGTTAATATGCTTAGAAGAAGAAAGCTGGGTAAAATAAGCTTAAACAGTCGGCTGATAATATTGATTTTCATCTTTTAAAAATATTTCACTCTAATGTTTGGATTCAGAATTTAACCAAGTCAAAAGACCTGTAAAATTGCAAAGGTATTTTAAGCTTATTTAAAGAAATGTCATAAAAACGGAAATTACTAACACAAATTAAGCAATGCTAAAACAAGCCAGCAGACAGACTGTCAATATTTCTAAAATGCCTAATCAGAGCAGCTTTGCGGGAGGTTCTTTGTCTTGTTGGAAATTATTTCTGACAAATGTTTAAATAGTGAGTCAGTGTAAATAAATGCAAATACTTGTCAAATTTCTGCAAATCAAAATAATGCTAATTACCTAGTTTTGGCCATCTGACTTGAAGTATTATTTAATTAATGAATTATGAAAAAAATAGGTTTACTTTTTAAACTCTTTATGGCTCTGATTGCACTTGTAATAGGAGCCAATTCAGTTTCGGCACAAACGACCGATACAATTGGGTTGTTTAATCCTGCCTTATCAGCCAGACACATTGTGTATTCTGAATTGATGTTGTATGATGTAGATGAAGATGGAAATTTTGATGCTTCATTTGTATTGTCGCAAGATACTGTTAAAGCCTGGAGTGACTATTCAACTTCTTTAGCTTTTTATGATGAAGGATTCTTGATTAGAAATGGTGGTGGTTTTACAAGTTCTAATACCATTATTCCAGTTGCAGGAGAAATTACAAAAGTTTGGACAGCTGTTGATGTAGCTAACATGACCTACAAAACGTATGTGCAGGTAGGTGATATGGAGTATCCTGAATTGGTTTACAATGGTGATGCTGCTTTTAGAAATACTGCCATTACAGCTTTAAACTATTGGTCAACATTACACAATCCAGATAGTGAACCAGATTCAGTAGCAGTAAAAACTATTGAATTACAAACAAGTAGTGATGCTACTTTAAGAAGTGTTGCTGGAAGTGTTGGTACTATTGAGTATTTTGCCGATTATCAGGAGTATGTTCTAACTGTTCCTTACGGTACAACTGAAGTTACCATGGATGTGGTTGCAAATGGTATTGGAGCAAGTGCTCAGATTTCTGATGGTTCTGTTGTTTACGAAAACGGTGTAGTTACGATTCCTTCAGATGGTATTGATTTGTATATCTGGGTTGATGCATTTGATGGTACTCAAAATGAATATATTCTAACAATTAATGTTGATCAGGGTGCTGTAAATCCAAATTTAAGTGATATTCAATTATCAACAGGTAGATTAACTGCTACTTTTGATGCTAATGTTACCGAATATACCGCATTTGTTCCTTATGGTACTTCCAATGTTGTTGTTACAGGTGTTCCTGCATGGTCGGGAGCAAGTGTAGCTGGCGATGGTGAAATTACATTAACTGACGGTGCAGGTGCTGCAACTATTATGGTTACCTCAGAAACAGGTGGTTTTACCAATACTTACACTGTAAATATTTATGAATCTGAAATTAGAACCGGACAAGATTTTTATATTGAACAAGAAGTGTCTGGATTGGTAATCGGAGCTGGTGTTACTTTGCAGGAAGCTACAAAAGATGAACCTACACAATTATTGCAAATTGAAGCAAGTGGTGTAGATGATCAATATTTTATCAAAAATCAGGATAATCAATATTTGACTCAATCTCCTTCAAATACATGGAATTTGTTAATGACTGATAACCTGACTCAAGATTTGGATAGTTGTCGTTTTGTTATTGAGGAATTTGAACCAGGTAAAGTTAGAATTACTTCAGTTGCTAAATCAGAACTTACTAATAAGTATATTGCAACAGATGGAACAAGTGTTGGCAATTCATTGTATTCTGATAAGGGAGCGACAAATGAAAGAGGCGTTTGGATCTTTAAAACTGCCGATGAAGTTTTCCCTCGCGATGCTTATTTAGTTGATTTAACTGTTGATGATTTGTCATTATATCCAGCATTCAGTGCTTCAAAAACTGAATATCATGTTACGCTACCTGCTGGAACAAGCTCTGTTACAATCGGTGCTACTGCAGAAGAAAATGATGCTGTTATTACAGGTGCAGGCACAGTGTCTACTGCTGCAAATCAGGGAATGTTTACTGTAAGTGTTACTACTGCTGATGATTTGTATTCAAAAGTTTATACAATCGAGTATATTAAAGATACACCACTTACCTTGATGCACTCATATACTTTTGCAGACGGAACTGCTGAAGATGTTGTCGGAGATGCTGATGGTTATGTTCAGGGCGGAAGTATTATGGAAGGTGTTTATATGGCAGAAACTCTTGGAGATTATATTGATTTCCCGGCTGCGGATATAGCAATTAACACTTATCCTACTATTTCATTCGAGTACTTTATTGCAGCTGGTGCTAATGAGGGAACTGCAACAATGATTTCGTACTTTGGTGATAATATCAATACTTATGGCGTAAACGGTGTATTCACTTCAGCTAAGAGTAGAGTAGCTATCTCATGTTTGAATGAAGGTTCTCCATGGAGTGCAGAGTCTGGAGCTAGCGGACCAAGCGTTGATGATGGTAACTTCTATCATGTTGTAAATGTTTTAAGCAACGATTCAATTGCCATGTATGTGAATGGTACATTTGTTGCTTCGGCAGATTTATCTGACGATAACAAGATTTATAATCTAAGTAACGCATTTGCATATTTATGTAAGTCTGGATATTCAGGTGATAACACATGGTTAGGTTCTGTATACGAGTTTAATATTTACAGTGGAATGATGACAGTTGCAGAAGCTCTTGAGAAATATTACATGTATAATCCAGCTAGTGCTTCAACTGATGCTACATTAAGTGACTTAACAGTTGATAATGCTACAATTGAAGGTTTTAATCCTGCTAATTTGAACTATGTTGTTTCTTTGGAAGATGGATCATCAGTTCCAACAATAGCAGGTACTGCAAAAGTTTCAGGAGCAGTTGTATCATCCGTTAGTCAAGCTACTTCGTTCCCAGGTGTTGCTACTATTGAAGTAACCGCTGCAGATGGAGTTACTAAAAATACTTATACAGTAGAATTTGAAGTAGCTACTGGTATTGGTAAGGCTGCTAATGAAGGTGCTGTTAAAGTTTATCCTACGGTTTCATCGGGCGAATTTACTATAGAAATGGAAGGAATGTCATCCGTTATTTCTGTTTATGATCTTGCAGGAGGACTTGTTAAACAAGTTAAATCAAATGCAAAAAGTGAAATTATCTCAATTGACCAAAATGGTATGTATATCGTTAAGGTTGAAGTTGATGGAGTAAGTGAATTATTTAAGGTATTTAAGAAATAACTTACAATAAAGATTTAATCAAAGGGTGGTTCGTAATTCACGAACCGCCCTTTTTTTGTGTTCAGATTCGAATATGAAATCAATGAATAAATAAAACTATTATTTGATTTGATATTAAAAACTATTTTTTTTCGGTTTAAGATTACCTGTTAACTCTCCCTATCATTCTACTAATTCGATATTACCTCTCATTCTTTTTTTTGTATTGTTGTTAATTGGGATTACAATTTTATTGTGTACTAACATAAATGTGGACGGGCTTCTTGACTTCATAAAGTGTTAACAACTGTTTATATGTATTAATAATTGATAAATCATTTTTATGGGATAAGGGTTTGTTTTTTAAGTTAATATGATTTTATCTACGAATTTACATTCAAATAAATGACATTATTCATCGAATTTGTATCATTCAAAAATTAGGAGATTGGTTAATATTGATCTACACGTAATCCAATGTGAAATAGGAACTCCATTTAACTGGTAATTCGAATTTTTTACTATTAGTTATATAAACCTCAAGATGTCTAATTAAATCAGCTAACTATGAAAAAAAGATCTTTACTAAAACAAATTTGCCTTGCAGTTTTAGTTGTTAGTGCTATGTTTTCAATGTCATTGTCGGCACAGACGTTAAAACATTCATACACATTTGAAGATGGTACTTATGATGCCACTACTGTATTTGACCAGGAAGGAACTTTAAACGGAACCTTTGTTGGAGATAAAATCTCAGTAGCCGATGGTAAATGTATTGTTTCGGGTGCAACAGCAAGTACTGATGGGTATATCGAATTTGATCCAGTTGCTTTGGCTTTGAATACATACTCAGCTATTACATTGGAGGCTTTTGTTATTGCAGGGAATCAAGAAAATGTTGGAAAATTTACTATGATTACCTATTATGGCACATCAACTGCAGGTAGCGGTTGTTTATGGTATCAGCCAACACGTTCAGGCAATCAATCCAGAGTAGAAGTAAATAATACTTCAACTACTATTACGGCCAGTTTGGATGGAACAGAATTAGATGATGGTAAGAGTCATCATGTTGTATGTGTTCTTAATGATGCAGCATTAACATATTATTTGGATGGTAATGTGGTTGCAGAAATTTCTACTGCAGGAGCTGATTATATTAGCACCATTGGGACCGATGTTGCATATTTATTTAAAGGTGTATGGAACGATCCAAATTATAATGGTAAACTAGACGAATTTAATATCTATGATGGTGCAATGGATGCCACCACCGTAATGAGTCGTTTCATTAATTACGTAGGTGAAGACTATATAAATGCAAATCTTGGATCTTTATCTGCTGATAAAGGAGTGTTTGATCCTGCCTTTGATCCTGCTGAAGTGGATTATTATATGTATGTACCATATGGTACTACCCAATCACAGTTTACAATCGTTCCTGAAGCTGATGTTGCCACCTATCTTGTTTATGATATTAATGATGGTACAGAGTTCACAAATGATTTGGTTACTTACGATGCTAACGGAATAGATATTGGAATAAAAGTAACTGCTTTAAGTGGTACAACAAAAACTTATTATGTATCTATTTATGTTTCTGATGGAACTGATGATGCTAGTTTAAAAGATATTCAATTGTCTGTTGGAGCATTGGATCCGGTCTTTAATCCGGAAACTAAAGCGTATGAAGTTATTGTTCCAGAAGGTAGCACGTCGGTTGATGTTACAGGTGTGCCAAATTATCCAGATGCAACTGTTTCAGGTAATGGAGCTGTCTCTTTAACAAATGGATCAGGAAGTGTTACATTAGGTATTACCTCTCAAGATACCCAAGTGTCTGATAGTTATTCGATAACTTTTGTTCCTGCTGATGGAACTAATTATGCAATGAGTTTACCTGGGGTTAATGGTGAAGAAAGTAATATTGATATTTCTGGACTTAACCTAAGTACATTGCCATATACAATTGAAATGTGGTTTAAACCCGAAGCAATTCCTCAGCCAGATTATGCTGCTCTTTTAATTAATGCTAATGGTTCACCAAATGATGGTATATGTTATGTAGGATGGCAAACTAGCTATGATGCTTTAAGGTTAAATGCCACAGGTGACGGAGATGGATATGCCGGACCTACTGTCACTCATGAAGTAACAGATGGATGGCATCATGTAGCCGCTATTGTTACTGAAAAATCAAGGACATTGATCTTAGATGGTATAGAATACACCGAAGCCGCAAATTTTACGCCTATTAATTGGAGCGAAAATAAAACATACATTGGAACATGGGATGGTTATTGGTCTCGTACTTTCCAAGGATTAGTCGATGATGTTAAAATCTGGAATGATTCCATTTCCCCGGAATTACTAAGTCAGAATAAATATCAGTCACTCAATGGCGATGAAGCTAACTTAGTTGCTTATTATAATTTCGATTTAAATAACCCAAGTCAGGCTGTCGATTTATCTTCTGGAATGAATCATGGATTAATAACTGGCGGAACATATGTGCCCTCTTTTGTTCATGCTAATTTAGAGATTTCTTCACTTGCTGTCTCTTCGGGTAAAGTATATCCATCTGTTTCTGCAGGTCAGTATGAATATCATGCTTTATTGGACGCAGGTATAACTAGTTTTGATTTAGATGTAATAGCAGCTGATGCAACCGCCATTGTGACTGGAGATGGAACAATAACAGTGGCTCCGGAAGGATCGGGTATTGTAACTTTTACTGTTACATCAGCCGATGGTAAAAACTCCCAGGATTATACTCTGGCTTATCAATTGGATAATGCATTGACTTTAATGCATTCTTATACTTTTGCTGATGGAACTGCTGAAGATGTAGTTGGTGATGCTGATGGTTATGTTTACGGTGGTACTATTGTTTCTGGTGTATATCAAGCTGGTACATTGGGGGATTATATTGAATTTCCAGCGGCTGATATTGCAATCAATACTTATCCAAGTGTAACATTTGAATACTTTATAGCTAACGATTCCGAAACAGCTAATCCTAATAATGCAACAATGCTTTCTTACTTCGGCGATGTTGTAAACGGTTTAGGAGCTAATGGTGTATTTACTTCTGTAAAAAGCAGGGTAGCTATATCCTGTTTAAATGAAGGAGCTCCATATAATTCGGAGTCAGGCTATAGTGGCTCAGATCTAACAGATGATGGTAATTTCTATCATATGGTGAATGTTTTAACCAACGATTCAATTTCCATGTACATTAATGGGCAGTTTATTGGGGCAGGTGACTTAACAGACAATAATAAGGTTTATAATTTGAGTAATGCATATGCATACTTGTGTAAGTCTGGTTATACTTCAGATAACACCTGGTTAGGTTCGGTATATGAATTCAATGTTTACAGTGGTATGATGACTGTTGGTGAAGCTGCTGAGAGATATGCATTCTTTAATGTTGACTCAGAAACAACTGATGCTACTTTAGCAGATCTTACAATTGATGATTCGAGTCTGGAAGGATTCAATTCGGCAAATCTAAACTATACTGTTGCTGTTGCTGAAGGCTCTATACCTGTTGTTGCTGGTACTGTTAAGGTAGCGGGTGCTAATATTACCAATGTGGTACAGGCAACTACTGTGCCTGGTACAGCTACTATTGAGGTGACTGCAGCAGATGGTACAACAAAAAATACTTACACTATCGATTTTGAGATCGCTACCGGAATTGGCAAAGATTCAAAAGAAAGTACGATCAAAGTTTATCCAACGGTTACTTCAGGAGAATTTACTGTGGAAATGGATGGACATTCTTCAGTTATTTCAGTTTATAATCTAGCAGGTGGATTGGTAAAACAAATAGATACTAATGCTGCTCGTGAAATTATTTCACTCGCTCAAAGCGGTATGTACTTAATTAAAGTTTCAACTGCTTCATCAGAAAAGATATTTAAAGTGTTTAAAAAATAAAAAAAATAGAGTTTTTCTTAATTGTAAAGAAGAGGTCTTTGAGGCCTCTTCTTTTTTTGTTTTATGTTAATGATTATGGACATGTAATAAATTGAATTATTAATTACATGTCCTGTTGTGGTTAATGATTAGTCCATTTGCTGACATGTAATATAAACAAAATCAGCAGAGTGTGGTTTATGTGATATGGATAGTTATAAGTTAAATGAATTGTTAAATTTTACAGGGGTTAAAACGTTTTTGCATCTATTTTTTTACGGGTGATGAATTTTTAATGTTATATGACGAAAAAGTGACAGTCCTGAAATATCATTAATTGATACATTGCAACACAAATTAACATTTTAAAGGGGATGAATTTTTTAAATTAAGCTAACTATGAAAAAAAGATTTTTACTTCAAACATTTTGGTTTTTTATCTTGATTCTTGGTGTTAGTGTTTCACCAGCTTTGGGGCAAACATTAATGCATTCTTATTCTTTTGAAGAAGGTACTTATGATGAGACCTCTGTTTATGATCAGACAGGTTCAGTAAATGGTACCTTAGTAGGTACTCCTAGTATTGTAAACGGCGAACTTGTATTTGACTCTAATGGCGACTATGTTACTTTTGATGG contains:
- a CDS encoding family 43 glycosylhydrolase, encoding MKINIISRLFKLILPSFLLLSILTSCGKKEEFSGYLFAYFVGNGPGQEQIHYAVSEDGYNFRALNNNLPVIDSKKISSSGGVRDPHILRGEDGNTFYMVITDLYVPDMGWNNKAMILMKSTDLINWESTVLNIPELYPEEFGQVNRVWAPQTIYDKKKGKYMVYFSMKTNGDPDIIYYAYANSDFTGFEAAPKQLFFSPTNNACIDGDIVEKDGKFHFFFKSEDGKPGIKLAISDKLTEGYVQQGSQRVDKETHNVEGSCVFKLNNTEEWILMYDVYMRGTYQFAKTSDLINFEIIDHEISMNFHPRHGTVISITKSEMERLISKWGSLTDPILEATSPQLKLNNVYVQGDQKSIHLPVLNGVDLSNFDPQFKCFPGFSISPSGAQDFSNGAVTYTLSISDQGSTQYTVSAHADHNPVLTGYYADPEILYAEKTGKYYIYPTSDGFWGWSGDFFKVFSSDNLVDWKEENVIIDLKKDVTWADRNAWAPCIVEKKINGEYRYFYYFTAAQKIGVAVADNPTGPFVDSGAPFISKHPKGINNGQVIDPDVFTDPVTNKSYFYWGNGYLAGAELNDDMLSIKENTLTIMTPDRTFREGAYVSYRNGTYYFMWSEDDTRSPNYRVRYATSKSPLGKLTIREDNIVIEKNPELGIYGTGHNSVLQIPGTDNWFLVYHRFTRPKGINMGRSAGFHRETCIDPLSFDEEGKIIPVKPTVEGIQPI
- a CDS encoding cadherin-like beta sandwich domain-containing protein — its product is MKKIGLLFKLFMALIALVIGANSVSAQTTDTIGLFNPALSARHIVYSELMLYDVDEDGNFDASFVLSQDTVKAWSDYSTSLAFYDEGFLIRNGGGFTSSNTIIPVAGEITKVWTAVDVANMTYKTYVQVGDMEYPELVYNGDAAFRNTAITALNYWSTLHNPDSEPDSVAVKTIELQTSSDATLRSVAGSVGTIEYFADYQEYVLTVPYGTTEVTMDVVANGIGASAQISDGSVVYENGVVTIPSDGIDLYIWVDAFDGTQNEYILTINVDQGAVNPNLSDIQLSTGRLTATFDANVTEYTAFVPYGTSNVVVTGVPAWSGASVAGDGEITLTDGAGAATIMVTSETGGFTNTYTVNIYESEIRTGQDFYIEQEVSGLVIGAGVTLQEATKDEPTQLLQIEASGVDDQYFIKNQDNQYLTQSPSNTWNLLMTDNLTQDLDSCRFVIEEFEPGKVRITSVAKSELTNKYIATDGTSVGNSLYSDKGATNERGVWIFKTADEVFPRDAYLVDLTVDDLSLYPAFSASKTEYHVTLPAGTSSVTIGATAEENDAVITGAGTVSTAANQGMFTVSVTTADDLYSKVYTIEYIKDTPLTLMHSYTFADGTAEDVVGDADGYVQGGSIMEGVYMAETLGDYIDFPAADIAINTYPTISFEYFIAAGANEGTATMISYFGDNINTYGVNGVFTSAKSRVAISCLNEGSPWSAESGASGPSVDDGNFYHVVNVLSNDSIAMYVNGTFVASADLSDDNKIYNLSNAFAYLCKSGYSGDNTWLGSVYEFNIYSGMMTVAEALEKYYMYNPASASTDATLSDLTVDNATIEGFNPANLNYVVSLEDGSSVPTIAGTAKVSGAVVSSVSQATSFPGVATIEVTAADGVTKNTYTVEFEVATGIGKAANEGAVKVYPTVSSGEFTIEMEGMSSVISVYDLAGGLVKQVKSNAKSEIISIDQNGMYIVKVEVDGVSELFKVFKK
- a CDS encoding LamG-like jellyroll fold domain-containing protein, which codes for MKKRSLLKQICLAVLVVSAMFSMSLSAQTLKHSYTFEDGTYDATTVFDQEGTLNGTFVGDKISVADGKCIVSGATASTDGYIEFDPVALALNTYSAITLEAFVIAGNQENVGKFTMITYYGTSTAGSGCLWYQPTRSGNQSRVEVNNTSTTITASLDGTELDDGKSHHVVCVLNDAALTYYLDGNVVAEISTAGADYISTIGTDVAYLFKGVWNDPNYNGKLDEFNIYDGAMDATTVMSRFINYVGEDYINANLGSLSADKGVFDPAFDPAEVDYYMYVPYGTTQSQFTIVPEADVATYLVYDINDGTEFTNDLVTYDANGIDIGIKVTALSGTTKTYYVSIYVSDGTDDASLKDIQLSVGALDPVFNPETKAYEVIVPEGSTSVDVTGVPNYPDATVSGNGAVSLTNGSGSVTLGITSQDTQVSDSYSITFVPADGTNYAMSLPGVNGEESNIDISGLNLSTLPYTIEMWFKPEAIPQPDYAALLINANGSPNDGICYVGWQTSYDALRLNATGDGDGYAGPTVTHEVTDGWHHVAAIVTEKSRTLILDGIEYTEAANFTPINWSENKTYIGTWDGYWSRTFQGLVDDVKIWNDSISPELLSQNKYQSLNGDEANLVAYYNFDLNNPSQAVDLSSGMNHGLITGGTYVPSFVHANLEISSLAVSSGKVYPSVSAGQYEYHALLDAGITSFDLDVIAADATAIVTGDGTITVAPEGSGIVTFTVTSADGKNSQDYTLAYQLDNALTLMHSYTFADGTAEDVVGDADGYVYGGTIVSGVYQAGTLGDYIEFPAADIAINTYPSVTFEYFIANDSETANPNNATMLSYFGDVVNGLGANGVFTSVKSRVAISCLNEGAPYNSESGYSGSDLTDDGNFYHMVNVLTNDSISMYINGQFIGAGDLTDNNKVYNLSNAYAYLCKSGYTSDNTWLGSVYEFNVYSGMMTVGEAAERYAFFNVDSETTDATLADLTIDDSSLEGFNSANLNYTVAVAEGSIPVVAGTVKVAGANITNVVQATTVPGTATIEVTAADGTTKNTYTIDFEIATGIGKDSKESTIKVYPTVTSGEFTVEMDGHSSVISVYNLAGGLVKQIDTNAAREIISLAQSGMYLIKVSTASSEKIFKVFKK